In a genomic window of Gossypium arboreum isolate Shixiya-1 chromosome 7, ASM2569848v2, whole genome shotgun sequence:
- the LOC108475256 gene encoding K(+) efflux antiporter 5 isoform X2: MIKLKAVLETVAKITHEKVKRNDTQETNGTRAFQIQDVFSLENEDSDETTTLIDKKDNVFVMSNRKSKYPVLQVDLRLISDLVVVIVSAAIGGIIFSCLGQPVIVGYLLAGSLIGPGGLKFISEMVQVETVAQFGVVFLLFALGLEFSLAKLKVVGPVAVFGGLLQIVIFMCLCGIIAVLCGANLSEGVFVGSFLSMSSTAIVVKFLVERSSTNSLHGQVTIGTLIFQDCAVGLLFALLPVLGGSSGLLHGMVSMGKLILVLSIYLTVASLLSWSFVPRFLKLMMQISSQTNELYQLAAVAFCLLSAWCSDKMGLSLELGSFVAGVMISTTDFAQHTLDQVEPIRNLFAALFLSGIGMLIHVHFLWSHVDILLASVILVIVVKTAVVCVVAKAFGYSVRTSFHVGVLLAQIGEFAFVLLSRASNLHLVEGKMYLLLLGTTALSLVTTPLMFKLIPYVMNLGVLLQWFPSESSSTNEEKVSIIEAHNRLH; the protein is encoded by the exons ATGATCAAACTGAAG GCTGTACTGGAGACTGTAGCTAAAATCACTCATGAGAAGGTGAAGAGAAATGATACACAAGAGACAAA TGGTACAAGAGCATTCCAGATTCAAGATGTCTTTTCCCTGGAAAATGAAGATTCTGATGAGACGACAACCTTGATTGATAAAAAG GATAATGTGTTTGTAATGTCAAATAGAAAATCCAAGTATCCAGTGCTCCAAGTTGATTTGAG ATTGATATCAGATTTGGTGGTTGTCATAGTCTCTGCTGCCATTGGTGGTATTATCTTTTCATGTCTGGGGCAACCG GTTATTGTGGGCTATCTTCTTGCGGGTTCACTTATTGGACCAGGGGGTTTGAAATTCATTAGTGAAATGGTACAG GTTGAAACTGTTGCACAGTTTGGTGTTGTCTTTCTTCTTTTTGCTCTTGGGCTGGAGTTTTCTTTGGCAAAG TTAAAAGTTGTGGGACCAGTTGCTGTTTTTGGAGGACTACTTcaaattgttatatttatgtgcTTGTGTGGCATAATTGCAGTG TTATGTGGAGCAAACTTATCTGAGGGTGTATTTGTTGGCTCCTTCCTCTCAATGTCATCAACTGCAATT GTTGTGAAGTTTTTAGTAGAACGAAGTAGCACTAATTCTCTTCATGGTCAAGTTACTATTGGGACTCTAATTTTTCAG GATTGTGCTGTTGGTTTGTTATTCGCTTTGCTCCCAGTTTTGGGTGGTAGCAGTGGCTTGCTACACGGGATGGTTTCAATGGGAAAGCT GATATTGGTATTATCAATTTATCTTACTGTTGCATCACTATTGTCTTGGTCATTTGTTCCTCGATTCCTAAAGTTAATGATGCAGATATCATCTCAA ACAAATGAGCTTTATCAGCTTGCTGCTGTGGCTTTCTGCTTATTGTCTGCTTGG TGCAGTGATAAGATGGGTCTCAGCCTTGAGTTGGGTTCATTTGTTGCTGGAGTTATGATATCTACTACTGACTTTGCGCAACATACACTAGACCAG GTGGAACCAATTCGTAACCTATTTGCAGCACTCTTCCTTTCTGGTATTGGGATGCTCATACATGTACATTTTCTTTGGAGCCATGTGGATATACTACTGGCCTCTGTTATACTAGTTATTGTTGTTAAGACTGCTGTTGTCTGTGTGGTTGCCAAGGCTTTCGGATATAGTGTTAGGACATCTTTCCAT GTTGGAGTGTTGCTTGCTCAAATTGGAGAATTTGCTTTTGTTCTTCTAAGTCGTGCCTCAAATCTTCACCTTGTTGAG GGAAAGATGTATCTTCTTCTTCTTGGAACGACAGCTCTCAGTCTG GTAACAACACCTCTTATGTTCAAATTGATACCATATGTCATGAACTTGGGGGTTCTTTTGCAATGGTTTCCCTCAGAAAGCAGCTCAACAAATGAG GAGAAGGTTTCCATAATTGAAGCACATAATAGGTTACACTGA
- the LOC108486532 gene encoding mitochondrial metalloendopeptidase OMA1-like, giving the protein MNWSREDEILDDKWVQRSRKSSQVKGSQPTTSHLEGLNWEVLVVNEPVVNAICLPGGKIVVFRGLLEHLRTDAEIATIIGHEVGHAVARHIAETITKDLWLDILQLILYQFIMPDLADKMSALLLRLPFSRRMEIELDYIGLLLLASAGYDPRVAPKVFEKLGKVAGDSAMQDYLSTHPSGRKRAQLLAQTQVMEEALVIYQEASAGRGVEGFL; this is encoded by the exons ATGAACTGGTCTCGTGAAGATGAGATTCTCGACGACAAGTGGGTTCAGCGAAGTAGGAAGTCAAGCCAAGTGAAAGGATCACAACCGACAACATCTCATTTGGAAGGATTGAATTGGGAAGTTTTGGTTGTCAACGAGCCTGTTGTTAATGCTATTTGTTTGCCTGGTGGGAAGATTGTCGTGTTCAGGGGGTTGcttgagcatttgagaactgaTGCCGAGATAGCAACCATAATTGGACATGAG GTTGGACATGCCGTGGCTCGACATATAGCCGAAACAATAACAAAGGATTTGTGGCTTGACATCCTACAATTGATACTTTATCAGTTCATTATGCCCGATTTAGCCGACAAAATGTCTGCACTCCTCTTGAGGCTCCCCTTCTCTCGGAG gatggaaattgaattagattacaTTGGGCTGTTGTTGCTAGCGTCTGCCGGCTATGATCCTCGAGTTGCTCCCAAAGTGTTTGAGAAGTTAGGAAAGGTTGCAGGGGATTCAGCGATGCAAGATTATCTCTCCACACATCCATCTGGGAGGAAAAGAGCTCAGTTGCTGGCTCAAACTCAAGTAATGGAAGAAGCACTCGTGATCTATCAGGAAGCTAGTGCAGGACGTGGGGTTGAGGGTTTTCTTTAG
- the LOC108471358 gene encoding cytochrome P450 704C1-like isoform X2 yields MTDLSSIGYDIKPKVWSIKYAECPMPIIIYSCCTSLMQNSDTHPKNISEKLSKEIYQDRQFIMGSLLLSAAVILLLISLFVSTPFVLLLLGALTSVLVIFVALFLFLHVPELRSKARRPPIAGSMLHQLLHFNTLSDYQTSLAKKHRTYRLIMPLHSEIYTTDPANVEYILKTNFPNYGRGAHIEIMRDLFGDGIFAVDGEKWRHQRKLASYEFSTRVLREYSSAVFRDNATKLVAKVSTAAVANRAMDLQDLFMKSALDSIFKVGFGVELNALSGSDEFANRFTKAFDDSNFIVFRRYVDMFWKVKRFFNIGLEAALKRNVKIIDDFIFDLIRCKREQMENEKLVREKEDILSRFLMESKRDPENMNDRYLRDIILNFMIAGKDTSAGTLTWFFYMLHKHPLVQEKVVHEIRDATQAKDNICAEELSRLMTDDVLDRMHYLHAAITETLRLYPAVPTDGKMSVEDDVLPDGVEVKKGEGINYMAYAMGRMTYIWGEDAVEYRPERWLDEDGIFRPESPFKFTAFQGRNLHTGK; encoded by the exons ATGACTGACCTATCTTCTATCGGTTATGATATAAAGCCTAAGGTCTGGAGCATTAAATATGCGGAATGCCCAATGCCCATCATTATTTATTCGTGTTGTACTTCATTGATGCAAAATTCAGATACCCATCCGAAAAATATATCAGAAAAACtctcaaaagaaatatatcaggaCAGGCAGTTCATCATGGGATCGCTCTTGCTTTCGGCCGCAGTTATCTTACTTCTCATATCCCTTTTCGTCTCAACCCCTTTTGTGCTACTTCTGCTTGGAGCATTGACTTCGGTTCTGGTAATATTTGTAGCTTTATTCTTATTCCTCCATGTTCCAGAATTAAGATCCAAGGCCAGACGCCCTCCCATAGCTGGTTCAATGCTACACCAGCTCCTACACTTCAATACACTTTCTGATTACCAAACATCCCTAGCTAAGAAGCATCGCACTTACCGACTCATTATGCCATTGCACAGTGAGATTTATACTACTGATCCAGCTAATGTCGAATATATACTAAAAACCAACTTCCCTAATTATGGAAGG GGTGCCCATATTGAGATAATGAGAGATCTGTTTGGTGATGGTATCTTTGCTGTAGATGGAGAGAAATGGCGTCATCAGCGGAAGCTTGCAAGCTATGAATTTTCAACTAGAGTGTTGAGAGAATATAGTAGTGCTGTATTTCGGGATAATGCTACAAAATTGGTTGCAAAAGTTTCCACTGCAGCTGTAGCTAACCGAGCTATGGATTTGCAG GATTTGTTTATGAAATCAGCTTTAGATTCAATCTTCAAGGTGGGTTTTGGAGTCGAGTTAAATGCATTAAGTGGCTCTGATGAGTTCGCAAACCGATTCACCAAGGCTTTCGATGACTCCAATTTTATCGTGTTTCGAAGATATGTTGATATGTTTTGGAAAGTTAAAAGGTTCTTCAATATAGGATTAGAAGCTGCTCTTAAGAGAAATGTCAAAATCATTGATGACTTCATTTTCGATTTGATTCGGTGCAAGAGAGAGCAGATGGAAAATGAAAAGCTTGTG AGAGAGAAGGAAGACATATTGTCAAGGTTCTTGATGGAAAGCAAGAGAGACCCTGAAAACATGAATGATCGATACTTGAGAGATATAATTCTCAACTTCATGATAGCGGGCAAAGATACATCAGCAGGAACACTCACTTGGTTCTTTTACATGCTTCACAAACATCCTCTTGTTCAAGAGAAGGTTGTCCATGAAATCAGAGATGCAACTCAAGCTAAGGATAACATATGTGCCGAAGAATTGTCGAGGTTGATGACGGATGATGTGTTAGATAGAATGCATTATCTTCATGCAGCAATAACCGAAACTCTTCGACTTTATCCTGCAGTTCCTACG GATGGGAAGATGTCAGTAGAGGATGATGTTCTGCCTGATGGTGTTGAAGTAAAGAAAGGAGAGGGGATTAATTACATGGCTTATGCAATGGGAAGAATGACATATATTTGGGGAGAAGATGCCGTTGAATATCGGCCGGAAAGATGGCTTGATGAGGATGGTATTTTTCGACCGGAGAGTCCTTTTAAGTTCACCGCATTTCAG GGAAGGAATTTGCATACAGGCAAATGA
- the LOC108471358 gene encoding cytochrome P450 704C1-like isoform X1, protein MTDLSSIGYDIKPKVWSIKYAECPMPIIIYSCCTSLMQNSDTHPKNISEKLSKEIYQDRQFIMGSLLLSAAVILLLISLFVSTPFVLLLLGALTSVLVIFVALFLFLHVPELRSKARRPPIAGSMLHQLLHFNTLSDYQTSLAKKHRTYRLIMPLHSEIYTTDPANVEYILKTNFPNYGRGAHIEIMRDLFGDGIFAVDGEKWRHQRKLASYEFSTRVLREYSSAVFRDNATKLVAKVSTAAVANRAMDLQDLFMKSALDSIFKVGFGVELNALSGSDEFANRFTKAFDDSNFIVFRRYVDMFWKVKRFFNIGLEAALKRNVKIIDDFIFDLIRCKREQMENEKLVREKEDILSRFLMESKRDPENMNDRYLRDIILNFMIAGKDTSAGTLTWFFYMLHKHPLVQEKVVHEIRDATQAKDNICAEELSRLMTDDVLDRMHYLHAAITETLRLYPAVPTDGKMSVEDDVLPDGVEVKKGEGINYMAYAMGRMTYIWGEDAVEYRPERWLDEDGIFRPESPFKFTAFQAGPRICLGKEFAYRQMKIMAAVLLYLFKFRLVDETKDATYRTMFTLHMADGLHVYAFPRT, encoded by the exons ATGACTGACCTATCTTCTATCGGTTATGATATAAAGCCTAAGGTCTGGAGCATTAAATATGCGGAATGCCCAATGCCCATCATTATTTATTCGTGTTGTACTTCATTGATGCAAAATTCAGATACCCATCCGAAAAATATATCAGAAAAACtctcaaaagaaatatatcaggaCAGGCAGTTCATCATGGGATCGCTCTTGCTTTCGGCCGCAGTTATCTTACTTCTCATATCCCTTTTCGTCTCAACCCCTTTTGTGCTACTTCTGCTTGGAGCATTGACTTCGGTTCTGGTAATATTTGTAGCTTTATTCTTATTCCTCCATGTTCCAGAATTAAGATCCAAGGCCAGACGCCCTCCCATAGCTGGTTCAATGCTACACCAGCTCCTACACTTCAATACACTTTCTGATTACCAAACATCCCTAGCTAAGAAGCATCGCACTTACCGACTCATTATGCCATTGCACAGTGAGATTTATACTACTGATCCAGCTAATGTCGAATATATACTAAAAACCAACTTCCCTAATTATGGAAGG GGTGCCCATATTGAGATAATGAGAGATCTGTTTGGTGATGGTATCTTTGCTGTAGATGGAGAGAAATGGCGTCATCAGCGGAAGCTTGCAAGCTATGAATTTTCAACTAGAGTGTTGAGAGAATATAGTAGTGCTGTATTTCGGGATAATGCTACAAAATTGGTTGCAAAAGTTTCCACTGCAGCTGTAGCTAACCGAGCTATGGATTTGCAG GATTTGTTTATGAAATCAGCTTTAGATTCAATCTTCAAGGTGGGTTTTGGAGTCGAGTTAAATGCATTAAGTGGCTCTGATGAGTTCGCAAACCGATTCACCAAGGCTTTCGATGACTCCAATTTTATCGTGTTTCGAAGATATGTTGATATGTTTTGGAAAGTTAAAAGGTTCTTCAATATAGGATTAGAAGCTGCTCTTAAGAGAAATGTCAAAATCATTGATGACTTCATTTTCGATTTGATTCGGTGCAAGAGAGAGCAGATGGAAAATGAAAAGCTTGTG AGAGAGAAGGAAGACATATTGTCAAGGTTCTTGATGGAAAGCAAGAGAGACCCTGAAAACATGAATGATCGATACTTGAGAGATATAATTCTCAACTTCATGATAGCGGGCAAAGATACATCAGCAGGAACACTCACTTGGTTCTTTTACATGCTTCACAAACATCCTCTTGTTCAAGAGAAGGTTGTCCATGAAATCAGAGATGCAACTCAAGCTAAGGATAACATATGTGCCGAAGAATTGTCGAGGTTGATGACGGATGATGTGTTAGATAGAATGCATTATCTTCATGCAGCAATAACCGAAACTCTTCGACTTTATCCTGCAGTTCCTACG GATGGGAAGATGTCAGTAGAGGATGATGTTCTGCCTGATGGTGTTGAAGTAAAGAAAGGAGAGGGGATTAATTACATGGCTTATGCAATGGGAAGAATGACATATATTTGGGGAGAAGATGCCGTTGAATATCGGCCGGAAAGATGGCTTGATGAGGATGGTATTTTTCGACCGGAGAGTCCTTTTAAGTTCACCGCATTTCAG GCTGGGCCTCGCATCTGCCTAGGGAAGGAATTTGCATACAGGCAAATGAAAATCATGGCTGCTGTGCTCCTTTACTTGTTCAAATTCCGACTTGTGGATGAGACGAAGGACGCTACGTATCGAACCATGTTCACCCTTCACATGGCTGATGGGCTCCATGTATATGCATTCCCCAGGACCTAA
- the LOC108475256 gene encoding K(+) efflux antiporter 5 isoform X1 — MAICSSRRGVLGSVYCLVVVLSYARICLSARSDNEIRERFYGNLVNSSATGTGEGSIAKMFDRVLEKEFSENDQTEGTDASNFNTSVADQQAVLETVAKITHEKVKRNDTQETNGTRAFQIQDVFSLENEDSDETTTLIDKKDNVFVMSNRKSKYPVLQVDLRLISDLVVVIVSAAIGGIIFSCLGQPVIVGYLLAGSLIGPGGLKFISEMVQVETVAQFGVVFLLFALGLEFSLAKLKVVGPVAVFGGLLQIVIFMCLCGIIAVLCGANLSEGVFVGSFLSMSSTAIVVKFLVERSSTNSLHGQVTIGTLIFQDCAVGLLFALLPVLGGSSGLLHGMVSMGKLILVLSIYLTVASLLSWSFVPRFLKLMMQISSQTNELYQLAAVAFCLLSAWCSDKMGLSLELGSFVAGVMISTTDFAQHTLDQVEPIRNLFAALFLSGIGMLIHVHFLWSHVDILLASVILVIVVKTAVVCVVAKAFGYSVRTSFHVGVLLAQIGEFAFVLLSRASNLHLVEGKMYLLLLGTTALSLVTTPLMFKLIPYVMNLGVLLQWFPSESSSTNEEKVSIIEAHNRLH, encoded by the exons ATGGCGATTTGCTCCTCGAGACGTGGAGTGCTTGGATCCGTTTATTGTTTGGTGGTGGTGCTATCATACGCGAGGATATGTCTATCGGCGAGATCTGATAATGAAATCCGGGAAAGGTTTTACGGTAACCTTGTGAATTCGTCGGCGACGGGCACCGGCGAAGGGAGCATTGCCAAAATGTTCGATCGGGTTCTTGAGAAGGAGTTCTCCGAAAATGATCAAACTGAAG GAACTGATGCAAGCAATTTCAATACTAGTGTAGCTGATCAGCAA GCTGTACTGGAGACTGTAGCTAAAATCACTCATGAGAAGGTGAAGAGAAATGATACACAAGAGACAAA TGGTACAAGAGCATTCCAGATTCAAGATGTCTTTTCCCTGGAAAATGAAGATTCTGATGAGACGACAACCTTGATTGATAAAAAG GATAATGTGTTTGTAATGTCAAATAGAAAATCCAAGTATCCAGTGCTCCAAGTTGATTTGAG ATTGATATCAGATTTGGTGGTTGTCATAGTCTCTGCTGCCATTGGTGGTATTATCTTTTCATGTCTGGGGCAACCG GTTATTGTGGGCTATCTTCTTGCGGGTTCACTTATTGGACCAGGGGGTTTGAAATTCATTAGTGAAATGGTACAG GTTGAAACTGTTGCACAGTTTGGTGTTGTCTTTCTTCTTTTTGCTCTTGGGCTGGAGTTTTCTTTGGCAAAG TTAAAAGTTGTGGGACCAGTTGCTGTTTTTGGAGGACTACTTcaaattgttatatttatgtgcTTGTGTGGCATAATTGCAGTG TTATGTGGAGCAAACTTATCTGAGGGTGTATTTGTTGGCTCCTTCCTCTCAATGTCATCAACTGCAATT GTTGTGAAGTTTTTAGTAGAACGAAGTAGCACTAATTCTCTTCATGGTCAAGTTACTATTGGGACTCTAATTTTTCAG GATTGTGCTGTTGGTTTGTTATTCGCTTTGCTCCCAGTTTTGGGTGGTAGCAGTGGCTTGCTACACGGGATGGTTTCAATGGGAAAGCT GATATTGGTATTATCAATTTATCTTACTGTTGCATCACTATTGTCTTGGTCATTTGTTCCTCGATTCCTAAAGTTAATGATGCAGATATCATCTCAA ACAAATGAGCTTTATCAGCTTGCTGCTGTGGCTTTCTGCTTATTGTCTGCTTGG TGCAGTGATAAGATGGGTCTCAGCCTTGAGTTGGGTTCATTTGTTGCTGGAGTTATGATATCTACTACTGACTTTGCGCAACATACACTAGACCAG GTGGAACCAATTCGTAACCTATTTGCAGCACTCTTCCTTTCTGGTATTGGGATGCTCATACATGTACATTTTCTTTGGAGCCATGTGGATATACTACTGGCCTCTGTTATACTAGTTATTGTTGTTAAGACTGCTGTTGTCTGTGTGGTTGCCAAGGCTTTCGGATATAGTGTTAGGACATCTTTCCAT GTTGGAGTGTTGCTTGCTCAAATTGGAGAATTTGCTTTTGTTCTTCTAAGTCGTGCCTCAAATCTTCACCTTGTTGAG GGAAAGATGTATCTTCTTCTTCTTGGAACGACAGCTCTCAGTCTG GTAACAACACCTCTTATGTTCAAATTGATACCATATGTCATGAACTTGGGGGTTCTTTTGCAATGGTTTCCCTCAGAAAGCAGCTCAACAAATGAG GAGAAGGTTTCCATAATTGAAGCACATAATAGGTTACACTGA
- the LOC108469924 gene encoding probable aminotransferase ACS12, with protein MRLVVPLQGVAQGRGGLLLGSVIPCALFCFLQLYFKRRRSPSDPPPPSTSSSNQPGMTRHSSLSNLLSRGPLRISSLATSIAKPDDSPYYMGLDKASEDPYNRIANPDGVIQLGLSENRLCFDLIEKWTSENLRDWVMGREGGDLSISGIATYQPYDGTMKLKMAMAGFMSRVIGRDVSYEPSQMVLTSGVTPAIETLCFCLADHGNAFLVPTPYYPSFDRDMKWRTGVELIPVHCRSKDDFVLSISALDQAFNQTRKRETKIRGILLSNPANPVGNLLSREMLEALLKFAEEKNIHIISDEIFAGSIYEEKEFVSIAEVVGSEDVDKNRVHIVYGLSKDLFLPGVRVGMIYSFNENVLAAARKLTRFSSVSAPTQRLLVSMLSDTRFIVEYIQTNKKRIQDMRDLFVAGLEELGIKCTDSRSSLYCWADMRNLIPTYGEKGELELWEKLLNVGKINLTPGSACHCIEPGWFRCCFTTLDKEDVHVVMERIRKVVGSRTSCG; from the exons ATGCGTCTCGTTGTACCTCTCCAAGGTGTTGCCCAAGGAAGAGGAGGCCTACTCCTCGGCTCTGTGATCCCATGCGCCCTCTTTTGCTTCCTCCAACTCTACTTCAAACGACGTCGTTCTCCCTCCGACCCTCCTCCTCCTTCCACTTCCTCATCCAACCAGCCGGGGATGACTAGACATTCTTCACTCTCCAATTTGCTTTCACGCGGACCGCTTCGGATATCATCCCTCGCCACTTCCATTGCTAAACCCGACGACTCCCCTTATTATATGGGGTTGGATAAGGCCTCGGAGGATCCCTACAACAGAATTGCTAACCCTGATGGGGTTATCCAGCTCGGCTTGTCCGAGAATAGG TTGTGTTttgatttaattgagaaatggaCGTCGGAGAACTTGAGGGATTGGGTAATGGGAAGAGAAGGGGGCGATTTGAGCATTAGCGGGATTGCCACTTACCAGCCTTATGATGGTACAATGAAACTCAAAATG GCTATGGCAGGTTTTATGTCTCGTGTTATAGGAAGAGATGTGTCATATGAACCATCGCAGATGGTTTTAACTTCTGGTGTGACTCCTGCAATTGAGACGTTATGCTTCTGCTTGGCAGATCATGGGAATGCGTTTCTTGTTCCCACACCTTACTATCCTAG CTTTGACAGGGACATGAAATGGAGAACAGGAGTGGAGCTAATACCAGTTCATTGTCGGAGCAAAGACGATTTCGTGTTAAGTATCAGTGCGCTTGATcaagcattcaatcaaacaaGAAAGCGAGAAACAAAAATTCGGGGAATTCTCCTTTCAAACCCCGCAAATCCTGTTGGCAATCTACTTTCTCGGGAGATGCTTGAAGCTCTTTTGAAGTTTGCCGAAGAAAAGAACATCCATATCATATCAGATGAAATCTTTGCAGGGTCTATTTACGAGGAGAAAGAGTTTGTCAGCATTGCTGAAGTTGTTGGTTCTGAGGATGTTGATAAGAACCGGGTTCATATTGTTTATGGGCTATCAAAGGACCTCTTTCTTCCGGGAGTTAGGGTTGGAATGATCTATTCTTTTAATGAGAACGTTTTGGCTGCTGCTAGAAAGTTAACTAGGTTTTCTTCTGTTTCTGCTCCGACCCAAAGACTACTAGTTTCAATGCTTTCAGATACAAGATTCATTGTGGAATATATTCAGACCAATAAAAAGAGGATACAGGATATGCGTGATCTATTTGTGGCTGGTCTGGAAGAATTAGGTATTAAATGTACAGATAGCAGAAGTAGCTTGTATTGTTGGGCTGATATGAGAAATTTAATCCCCACTTATGGTGAGAAAGGGGAACTTGAGCTATGGGAAAAGCTATTAAATGTGGGTAAGATTAATTTAACACCTGGTTCAGCTTGCCACTGCATAGAACCAGGATGGTTCCGGTGTTGTTTCACAACCTTAGATAAGGAGGATGTTCATGTAGTCATGGAACGGATTCGAAAAGTCGTTGGTAGTCGTACATCATGCGGTTGA